The genomic window ACTGCCCAGCGTGGCGTCGGCGACGACCGGCTTTCTGTTCCACATCGTGTTTGGTCTGGTCGTACTGGTGATCGCGATCTATTTCTTCCTGCTCGACGGACCCACCATGACCCGCACGATGATGCGTCTGAGCCCGCTGGACGATGCCTACGAAGAGCGGTTGTTGGTGGAGTTTGATCGGACCAGCCGGGCCGTGGTATTGGCGACCATCCTAAGTGCGTTGACGCAGGGAGTCCTGGCCGCCTTTGGTTATTACGTCGCCGGTTTGGATTCCGTGGTGTTGTTGTTTTTAGCGACGACGTTCATGGCTCTGATCCCCTTTCTCGGCGCGATGTCCGTATGGTTGCCCTGTGTGCTGTGGCTGGGATTTGTCGACCAACGCTGGGGTGCGGCGATCGGGCTGGCGATTTGGGGGGCTCTGGTCGTTTCGACAATCGACAATGTTATTAAAGTATTCATCCTACACGGACACAGCCAATTGCATCCGTTGTTGGCGCTGTTGAGCGTCCTCGGGGGCGTACAAGTATTCGGACCGGTGGGGATTTTGGTGGGCCCCATGATCGTCGTGTTCTTGCAAACGCTGCTGGAAATTTTGCACCATGAACTGATGAAGGACCGCGAACCGGAGACTGCCGTATGACACCCGAACAACATTTTGAAGCGTTGAAAACCCGATTCCACGAAGTCGCTCTGCTGCAATCGGCTGCCGACGCCCTGGAATGGGACGAGCGAACCGGATTGCCTGCCAAGGCGGGAGAATACCGAGCGGCTCAGGTGACGCTACTCCGCGGCATGATCCACCAGCAACGCACGGCGGCCGCCGTGGGCGAGCATCTGGAGGCGTTGCGTGACAGCCGGCTGGCCGACGATCCAACCAGCGACGTAGGTGCCACAATCGCTCGGCTGGACGAAGATTACCAGCGAGAGCGAAAGCTGCCGCAGGATTTGGTCGAAGCCCTGGCCAGCGCCACAGTCCTGGGCCAGCAGAAATGGGACGCGGCACGCAAAGCCGACGATTACGCGGCATTCCAACCCGCGCTTTCCGAAATCCTGTCGCTCAAACGACAGGCCGCGGCGCATCAACAGACCGACGGGCAGACGCTGTACGACGCGATGATCCACGAGTTCGAACCGGGGGCGCGGAGTGCGGACATTGCGGCCGTGTTCGCAGACCTTCGCAATCAACTGGTGCCGCTGGTCGAATCGCTCCAAGCGGCACCCCGACAGCCCAATACCGATCTTCTCCGCCGCGATTACCCCATCGATGCGCAGCGTGCCTTCAGTCGGTTTGCTGCCGAAGCGATTGGATTCGATTTCCAGCGAGGCCGGTTGGACATCACTTCGCACCCATTCTGCACCAGCTTGGGGCCCGACGATTCCCGGATCCTGACGCGTTATGAAACCAACTGGTTTCCCGGTGGGTTGTACGGCACGATGCACGAGGCCGGTCACGGTATGTACGACCAGGGACTGCGGACCGAATGGTATGGAATGCCGCCGGGCAGTTACGTCTCGTTGGGGATTCACGAATCCCAATCACGCCTCTGGGAAAACTTGGTCGGCCGCTCGCTGCCGTTCTGGAAATTTGCCTTCCCCCATGCGCAAAAAGCCTTTCCCGGAGCACTCTCGGATGTGTCGCTGGACGAACTGCATTTCGCCGTCAATGGAGTGCGGCCGAGTTTGATTCGCGTGGAAGCGGACGAAGCGACCTACAACCTGCACGTAATTATTCGGTTTGAGTTGGAACAGCAGCTGGTCGCGGACGAGTTGAACGTGGCGGATTTGCCGGATGCCTGGAACGAGAAGTATCGGCAGATGTTAAACGTCGAATCGCCAACCTTTGCCGACGGCGTGCTGCAGGACGTGCATT from Roseimaritima ulvae includes these protein-coding regions:
- a CDS encoding carboxypeptidase M32, whose protein sequence is MTPEQHFEALKTRFHEVALLQSAADALEWDERTGLPAKAGEYRAAQVTLLRGMIHQQRTAAAVGEHLEALRDSRLADDPTSDVGATIARLDEDYQRERKLPQDLVEALASATVLGQQKWDAARKADDYAAFQPALSEILSLKRQAAAHQQTDGQTLYDAMIHEFEPGARSADIAAVFADLRNQLVPLVESLQAAPRQPNTDLLRRDYPIDAQRAFSRFAAEAIGFDFQRGRLDITSHPFCTSLGPDDSRILTRYETNWFPGGLYGTMHEAGHGMYDQGLRTEWYGMPPGSYVSLGIHESQSRLWENLVGRSLPFWKFAFPHAQKAFPGALSDVSLDELHFAVNGVRPSLIRVEADEATYNLHVIIRFELEQQLVADELNVADLPDAWNEKYRQMLNVESPTFADGVLQDVHWSAGLFGYFPTYAIGNLCAAQLYDAAVRDLGDIETAMAAGDLSGLLGWLRKHIHRHGRVYDPNTLMQNATGQPVNSEALINSLKSRYEPLYGVGE